In a single window of the Methanofollis ethanolicus genome:
- a CDS encoding biotin transporter BioY, translating into MYGSEERSRIIAESAGFVALIAAGSWVSIPFVPVPLTLQTFFVLLSGAVMKRWAVVPAALYLLLGLLGLPIFHNGTAGIGVLMGPTGGFIVGFIAAALVAGLAYERDAEIVRIAGLAAASIAIYLFGVSWLAYSTGMGLVAATLVGMVPFLPGDAVKTAAAYIVARRLA; encoded by the coding sequence ATGTACGGCAGCGAAGAGCGCTCCCGCATTATCGCAGAGTCTGCCGGCTTTGTCGCCCTGATAGCCGCGGGTTCGTGGGTCTCCATTCCCTTCGTCCCTGTGCCCCTCACCCTCCAGACCTTCTTCGTCCTCCTCTCCGGAGCGGTGATGAAGAGATGGGCGGTGGTGCCCGCGGCCCTGTACCTTCTCCTCGGCCTTCTCGGCCTGCCGATCTTCCACAATGGCACGGCTGGCATCGGCGTCCTGATGGGGCCGACCGGGGGTTTCATCGTCGGCTTCATCGCCGCGGCCCTCGTCGCGGGCCTGGCGTACGAGAGAGACGCCGAGATTGTCAGGATCGCCGGCCTTGCCGCCGCCTCGATTGCGATCTACCTCTTCGGGGTCTCCTGGCTTGCATATTCGACCGGCATGGGACTTGTGGCCGCAACTCTCGTCGGGATGGTGCCCTTCCTCCCCGGCGACGCTGTCAAGACGGCGGCCGCGTATATCGTCGCACGAAGACTGGCATGA
- a CDS encoding acetyl-CoA carboxylase biotin carboxylase subunit has product MRYFEKVLIANRGEIAIRVMRACRELGIETVAIYSAPDKNALHVKYADEAFFVGEAPPQKSYLNMERIAEIAKMSGAEAVHPGYGFLAENAKFAKLVEDEGLTYIGPSWKTIEMMGSKIESKQTMQAAGVPVLPGTPGGITSLDEAAKVAEEIGYPVIVKASAGGGGIGMHVVNSPDELEEAIAGSMRIAGSAFGDPTVFIEKYLTKPRHIEFQVLADRYGKTLHLYDRECSIQRRHQKLVEEAPCPIMTDELRERMAASAVTVAKTSHYKNAGTVEFLYSDGDYYFMEMNTRLQVEHTITEMITGIDIVKQQIAVAAGQDLSFDQEDVSIRGHAIECRINAEDPLNNFQADPGKIVRYRSPGGPGIRVDSGIHMGYTIPPNYDSMISKLCAHGQTRMEAIERMRRAIYEYVILGVKTTLPLHHAIMHNREFALGNTHTHFLQEEHIAQSLRRYLREEETRMQTLADSLRQGKETAAISAAVNVYINQMRRR; this is encoded by the coding sequence ATGAGATATTTTGAGAAGGTGCTCATCGCAAACAGGGGCGAGATCGCCATCAGGGTGATGCGGGCCTGCCGCGAACTCGGGATCGAGACGGTCGCGATCTACTCGGCCCCCGACAAAAACGCCCTCCATGTGAAGTACGCGGACGAGGCCTTCTTTGTCGGCGAGGCCCCGCCGCAGAAGAGTTACCTGAACATGGAGAGGATCGCCGAGATCGCGAAGATGTCGGGAGCGGAGGCGGTCCACCCTGGCTACGGGTTCCTGGCAGAGAACGCGAAGTTTGCAAAACTCGTCGAGGACGAGGGTCTCACCTACATCGGCCCGTCCTGGAAGACCATCGAGATGATGGGCTCGAAGATCGAGAGCAAGCAGACGATGCAGGCGGCGGGCGTGCCCGTCCTGCCCGGCACGCCGGGCGGGATCACGAGTCTCGACGAGGCGGCGAAGGTCGCGGAGGAGATCGGCTATCCGGTGATTGTGAAGGCGAGCGCGGGCGGCGGCGGTATCGGGATGCATGTCGTCAATTCGCCTGACGAGCTGGAAGAGGCGATCGCGGGGAGCATGCGGATCGCGGGGTCGGCCTTCGGCGACCCGACGGTCTTTATCGAGAAGTATCTCACGAAGCCCCGCCACATCGAGTTCCAGGTGCTCGCGGACAGGTACGGGAAGACTCTCCACCTGTACGACCGTGAGTGCTCGATCCAGCGCCGTCACCAGAAACTGGTGGAGGAGGCGCCCTGCCCGATCATGACGGACGAGCTGCGGGAGAGGATGGCGGCCTCGGCGGTGACTGTCGCAAAGACGTCCCATTACAAGAACGCGGGCACGGTGGAGTTCCTGTACTCGGACGGGGACTACTACTTCATGGAGATGAACACCCGTCTCCAGGTGGAGCACACGATCACCGAGATGATCACCGGGATCGACATCGTGAAGCAGCAGATCGCGGTCGCTGCGGGGCAGGACCTCTCCTTCGACCAGGAGGATGTCTCGATCCGGGGGCACGCGATCGAGTGCCGGATCAATGCCGAAGATCCCCTGAACAACTTCCAGGCCGACCCGGGCAAGATCGTCCGGTACCGCTCGCCAGGCGGCCCGGGGATCAGGGTGGACTCGGGGATCCACATGGGCTACACGATCCCGCCGAACTACGACTCAATGATCTCGAAGCTCTGCGCCCACGGCCAGACGAGGATGGAGGCGATCGAGAGGATGCGCAGGGCGATCTACGAGTACGTGATCCTGGGGGTGAAGACGACCCTGCCCCTCCACCACGCGATCATGCACAACCGGGAGTTCGCGCTCGGCAACACGCACACCCACTTCCTCCAGGAGGAGCATATCGCCCAGAGTCTTCGGCGGTACCTGCGCGAGGAGGAAACCCGCATGCAGACCCTCGCGGACTCTCTGCGGCAGGGGAAGGAGACGGCGGCGATCTCCGCCGCGGTCAACGTCTACATCAACCAGATGAGGCGGAGATAA
- a CDS encoding DUF4268 domain-containing protein, with amino-acid sequence MIFTYNLQDERIKIPQKTTFKDHNILERKNIEKWVETYPEILGEELLILTTEFDKFDKTSERLDLLALDQDGNLVVIELKRDNTGRTAELQAIKYAAYCSTLNLDQVIDLHVDYLRRRGEQAEREHVKSKLIDFIQNTEFEEINDRPRIILLAMEYRPEVTASVFWLRKFGIDITCVKITPYINDETALTVESSIIIPIPDAKEYLIQVEKKELSEGSQSLSKQEYLEFYADLVSKLGDRIPDTYPKPLPRNYYTISSGLSNVHYEWIFRGRPRNAFSVELHFENSDKLLNQKQLVRLASLQKTLEERTGENVIITKEWGRKWAKISIEKKTGEMSEELRFWAVNNMIIFFEVFQPEIDRLKKSGL; translated from the coding sequence ATGATTTTTACGTACAACCTCCAGGATGAAAGAATAAAAATCCCTCAAAAAACCACCTTTAAAGATCACAACATATTAGAAAGAAAAAACATTGAAAAATGGGTAGAAACATATCCCGAGATATTAGGCGAGGAATTACTCATTTTAACAACCGAATTTGACAAATTTGATAAGACATCTGAGCGGCTGGATCTCCTCGCCCTGGATCAGGATGGCAACCTTGTTGTTATAGAACTCAAAAGGGACAATACCGGAAGAACAGCTGAATTACAAGCAATTAAATATGCTGCGTACTGTTCGACATTAAATCTCGATCAAGTAATCGATCTTCATGTAGATTATCTCAGAAGGAGAGGAGAACAGGCAGAAAGGGAGCATGTAAAATCGAAATTAATTGATTTTATACAGAATACTGAATTCGAGGAGATCAACGATAGACCAAGAATCATTTTACTTGCAATGGAATATCGACCCGAGGTGACGGCCTCTGTCTTCTGGCTCCGTAAATTTGGCATTGATATTACCTGTGTAAAAATAACCCCCTATATCAATGATGAAACAGCATTGACGGTAGAGTCATCGATCATCATACCCATTCCCGATGCAAAAGAATACCTGATACAGGTCGAAAAGAAAGAACTTTCAGAGGGTTCGCAAAGTCTTTCAAAACAGGAATATCTGGAGTTTTACGCTGATCTAGTCTCAAAACTAGGAGATCGAATTCCAGACACCTATCCAAAACCCCTTCCAAGAAATTATTATACTATCTCTTCGGGTTTGAGTAATGTCCATTATGAATGGATATTCCGGGGAAGACCTCGGAATGCATTCAGTGTTGAATTGCATTTTGAAAATAGTGACAAATTATTAAATCAAAAACAATTGGTCCGTCTGGCATCGTTACAAAAGACGCTTGAAGAGAGAACAGGGGAAAATGTCATTATAACTAAAGAATGGGGCAGAAAATGGGCGAAGATATCAATAGAGAAAAAAACAGGTGAGATGTCAGAAGAATTGCGATTTTGGGCTGTAAACAACATGATCATATTCTTTGAAGTCTTTCAGCCTGAGATAGACAGATTAAAAAAATCTGGTCTGTAG
- a CDS encoding ATP-binding cassette domain-containing protein, translating into MDVRLEGVIFNRGAFTLSCSGVFGEGVHLISGRVGSGKTTFALLLAGLVTPSAGTIIRDGIASLTLSFQNPEYHVTEATVEDEVLSYGADPVEVTALCGLEDRRGDDPFALSRGELKRLHLACVLAGKHDLLVLDEPFSSLDCVQKGRLCRELEERDGGVTVIFTHEKQVLPRADYLWEVEEGEVVCLGRVPDAIPAWRHAPPYLRYAIDAGVVPENIRFRDTVEALCRTHD; encoded by the coding sequence ATGGACGTCAGGCTTGAGGGCGTCATCTTTAACCGCGGCGCCTTCACCCTCTCCTGCTCGGGCGTCTTCGGCGAGGGCGTCCATCTCATCAGCGGCAGGGTGGGGAGCGGGAAGACGACCTTCGCCCTCCTCCTCGCGGGTCTTGTGACGCCATCGGCGGGGACGATCATCAGGGATGGCATCGCCTCCCTCACTCTCTCCTTCCAGAATCCCGAATACCATGTCACCGAGGCGACGGTCGAGGACGAGGTCCTCTCCTACGGCGCCGACCCGGTAGAGGTCACGGCCCTCTGCGGCCTCGAAGACCGCCGGGGGGACGACCCCTTCGCCCTCTCCCGCGGCGAACTCAAGCGCCTCCACCTCGCCTGCGTCCTCGCCGGGAAGCACGACCTCCTTGTCCTGGACGAACCCTTCAGTTCTCTCGACTGCGTCCAGAAAGGGCGCCTGTGCAGGGAACTGGAGGAGAGGGACGGCGGCGTCACCGTCATCTTCACCCACGAGAAACAGGTGCTGCCGCGGGCAGACTATCTCTGGGAGGTCGAGGAGGGAGAGGTCGTCTGTCTCGGCAGGGTGCCGGACGCCATCCCGGCATGGCGGCACGCACCGCCGTACCTCAGGTACGCCATCGACGCCGGCGTGGTGCCGGAGAACATCAGGTTCAGGGACACGGTGGAGGCGCTATGCAGGACACACGACTGA
- a CDS encoding energy-coupling factor ABC transporter ATP-binding protein: MIEIDGLVHGILTIPSLRVDEGHTALIGPNGSGKSTFLSLLSGIAVPLYGRIGIDGRPPRLVDVGWVSEFPDQSILFTRVDDEIASPSRFAGLPCKEVETRVEAAARLVGIEDLLPRTVRELSGGERALVALATALSTDPEVLVLDEFDSHLDGETAEVVEEALARCRCRYSVRCTQDMAAAARADTVLYLEKGRVGEIGTPADVFAAREETCFYPPLWRTAHGRQA, encoded by the coding sequence ATGATCGAGATCGACGGCCTCGTCCACGGCATCCTCACCATCCCCTCCCTCCGGGTCGACGAGGGGCACACCGCCCTCATCGGCCCGAACGGGAGCGGCAAATCAACTTTTCTCTCTCTTCTTTCCGGCATCGCCGTCCCTCTCTACGGCCGGATCGGCATCGACGGCCGCCCGCCGCGGCTGGTCGACGTCGGGTGGGTCTCTGAGTTTCCCGACCAGAGCATCCTCTTCACCCGCGTTGATGACGAGATCGCGAGTCCCTCCCGTTTCGCCGGCCTCCCCTGCAAGGAGGTGGAGACGCGGGTGGAGGCGGCCGCACGCCTGGTCGGCATCGAAGACCTCCTCCCCCGCACGGTCAGGGAACTCTCCGGGGGCGAACGGGCCCTGGTGGCCCTCGCGACTGCCCTCTCGACAGATCCGGAGGTGCTCGTCCTCGACGAGTTCGACTCCCATCTCGACGGCGAGACGGCGGAGGTCGTCGAGGAGGCGCTGGCCAGGTGCCGGTGCCGGTACTCTGTCCGTTGCACGCAGGACATGGCCGCCGCCGCACGGGCCGACACCGTGCTGTACCTGGAAAAAGGGCGGGTCGGCGAGATAGGCACGCCCGCCGACGTCTTCGCCGCCCGCGAAGAGACCTGCTTCTACCCCCCCCTCTGGAGGACCGCCCATGGACGTCAGGCTTGA
- the oadA gene encoding sodium-extruding oxaloacetate decarboxylase subunit alpha has translation MSAASSKRVYITDTTLRDAHQSLIATRMRTEDMIPLARKMDDVGFFSLEAWGGATFDSCIRFLNDDPWDRLRDLKAELTKTPIQMLLRGQNLVGYRHYPDDVVERFVDAAYKNGVDIFRVFDALNDIRNMEKAFTSVKAAGAHLQGTISYTTSPVHTTATFIDMAEEMAARDCDSICIKDMAGLIMPEAARELIAGIKERVDIPVCLHSHSTSGIASMSYQAAIEAGVDILDTAMSPFALGTSQPPTESVVASLRGTARDTGIDLHALRGVRDLCVGLREKYGGLLDPISERVDSDVLIYQLPGGMISNLVSQLKEQDALNRMEEVLAELPKVRADLGYPPLVTPTSQIVGTQAVLNVLMGKERYSNVTKEVKDYVRGLYGRSPAPISPEIRTLIIGDEDVITGRPADLLEPAYEKMREQAVKEGLVRKEEDVLTYIMYPAIAPSFLKGERKPEAIPQKATAAASAADIPGFMEVEVDGEIFSVRILSVEGSAVESAAPSAGKEIPRGEIAGGIKSNMQGMVLEMRVSAGAEVRKGDVLLVLEAMKMENPIYAPADGKVTEIFVDAGDVVQNGDVLMVVE, from the coding sequence ATGAGTGCTGCCAGTTCTAAAAGGGTATATATCACCGATACGACGCTCAGGGATGCCCATCAGTCGCTCATCGCCACCCGCATGAGAACGGAGGACATGATCCCTCTGGCTCGGAAGATGGATGATGTGGGCTTTTTCTCCCTGGAGGCCTGGGGGGGTGCGACCTTCGACAGCTGCATCCGCTTTCTCAACGACGATCCCTGGGACCGTCTGAGAGACCTGAAGGCCGAACTTACGAAGACGCCGATCCAGATGCTGCTGCGGGGGCAGAACCTGGTGGGCTACCGCCACTACCCCGACGATGTCGTGGAGCGTTTTGTCGATGCCGCATATAAGAATGGTGTCGATATCTTCCGCGTCTTCGACGCCTTAAATGATATCAGGAATATGGAGAAGGCCTTCACCAGCGTGAAGGCGGCAGGCGCACACCTGCAGGGGACAATTTCCTACACGACAAGTCCGGTGCACACCACGGCCACCTTCATCGACATGGCCGAGGAGATGGCGGCGCGTGACTGCGACTCCATCTGCATCAAGGACATGGCCGGGCTGATCATGCCCGAGGCCGCCCGGGAACTCATCGCGGGGATCAAGGAGAGGGTCGATATCCCGGTCTGCCTCCACTCCCACTCGACGAGCGGGATCGCGTCGATGAGTTACCAGGCGGCGATCGAGGCGGGCGTCGACATCCTTGACACGGCGATGTCGCCCTTCGCCCTCGGCACCTCGCAGCCCCCGACGGAGAGCGTGGTCGCCTCCCTCAGGGGCACGGCGCGGGACACCGGCATCGACCTGCACGCCCTTCGTGGAGTGCGGGACCTCTGTGTCGGCCTCAGGGAGAAGTACGGCGGCCTCCTCGACCCGATCTCCGAGCGGGTGGACAGCGACGTCCTCATCTACCAGTTGCCCGGCGGCATGATCTCGAACCTGGTCTCCCAGTTGAAGGAGCAGGACGCCCTCAACCGCATGGAGGAGGTACTCGCCGAACTGCCGAAGGTGCGGGCAGACCTCGGCTATCCTCCCCTCGTCACCCCGACCAGCCAGATCGTGGGGACGCAGGCTGTCCTGAACGTCCTGATGGGCAAGGAAAGATACTCCAATGTCACGAAGGAGGTCAAGGACTATGTCCGCGGCCTGTACGGCCGGTCGCCGGCGCCGATCTCCCCCGAGATCAGGACTCTGATCATCGGCGACGAGGACGTGATCACAGGCCGGCCCGCCGACCTCCTGGAACCCGCCTACGAGAAGATGCGGGAGCAGGCGGTGAAGGAGGGGCTCGTGCGGAAGGAGGAGGACGTCCTCACCTACATCATGTACCCGGCAATCGCCCCGTCCTTCCTGAAGGGCGAGAGAAAGCCCGAGGCGATCCCGCAGAAGGCGACGGCTGCAGCAAGCGCCGCCGACATCCCGGGCTTCATGGAGGTCGAGGTCGACGGCGAGATCTTCTCCGTGCGGATCCTCTCTGTCGAGGGGAGTGCGGTCGAGTCGGCCGCACCCTCTGCCGGTAAGGAGATCCCGCGGGGCGAGATCGCCGGCGGCATCAAGTCCAATATGCAGGGCATGGTCCTTGAGATGCGGGTCTCCGCAGGCGCCGAGGTGCGGAAGGGCGACGTCCTCCTGGTCCTCGAAGCGATGAAGATGGAGAACCCGATCTACGCCCCTGCCGACGGCAAGGTCACCGAGATCTTCGTGGATGCAGGAGACGTCGTCCAGAACGGGGACGTCCTGATGGTGGTCGAATAA